Below is a genomic region from Echinicola rosea.
CTTTTCTTCATGATATAGGTGAAGGAAACCAACGTCGAGGTGATGGTGGTACCGATATTGGCACCCATGACAATGGGGACCGCCTGGGTGATGGATAGATTTCCCGAAGCGACTACTGCTACCACCATGGCCGTAACAGTACTGCTTGACTGTATCAGGCCCGTCATCAACAGCCCGATAAATAGTCCGATAAACGGATTGCTTGTGGCCAGGAAAATTTCATTTGCCACCTCATTGTTCATGTTCAGAAGAGAGACTGTCAAAAGATCAATGGAGGTCATGAAAAGAACGAGCGCAAATAACATTTGCGCTGCCATGATCCACCTTTTGGTGTAATCTTTCTTTTGGGTCAATTCTGTCATTTAGTAATGAGTGCTCTGCTTGATTAAAGGCCCAATTTAGGGTAATTCACAAAATAAGGCGAATAACCTTAGATAATTTTGTATTTAATGTGAAGCTTATGTTAACAATCAGCTTAAAATTCAGGATATCCAAATACTGTGACGATATTTTATTTTTATCACTGGTAATTTTTTAGGTAAATGTTTTGCTCCCAATTTTTTTTGAAACATATTGTAGTATATTAAGTTTTTTCGCGAGCCAGTGATGTTATGTTAACAATTTCATAATGTATAACTCCTATAAAGTTATTTAACTTTGTGACCGAGTAAAAAAATCCTCTCAGTAAATCGCCAAAAAAAAATCTATGGCTAAATTAAAAGATCAGAACATTAATCAGGATGCTTTATCTAAAGCGGCCTATTCACTTTTTGATTTTACAAAGAAGGAAAAGTCCTTTTTAATTGTTTTGTGCATCCTGGTATCCATCGCCGGCTTTATCACCCAATACACCTATGCCGCCATGTGGTTTGGGTTTTCACTTGCAGCCTATTCGGCTATTGGCAATGACAGTATCCAGACCATCGGGACATTCATCGCCTCCAACCAAAGCCGTAAGTGGTATTGGCTGTGGTTGTTTATGGGAGGGATTTTCGTGGCCACTGCTATTTACAGCTGGGTGACCTACGGTGGTGACGTGAGTTATCAGCGGCTCTATGTCAAGGGGCTGGACAAGGCTCCAGAAGAATTTGTATTTCTACAACTGGCAGCGCCGATTGTCTTGATGGTCATGACCAGACTGAGAATGCCTGTTTCTACCACTTTCTTACTATTGAACGTATTTACGTATAAGGCAGGTACGATAGCTGGTGTGGTGCAGAAAAGTTTGATTGGCTACTTGTTGGCATTTGTGATCGCCATTGTCGTGTGGTTTGTGCTGGAGAAGTTCGTTACCAGTTATCTTAAAGGGAAAACCAAAAATTACTGGTATGTCCTTCAGTGGATTACTTCTGGTACGTTGTGGTCACTATGGCTCATGCAGGATGCAGCTAATATCGCTGTGTTTTTGCCAAGGGTACTGAATATCTATGAATTTATTGCCTATGCAGGATTTATCTTCTTTGGAATGGGCTTTTTATTCTATTTTAAAGGAGACCGGATTCAGGGCATTGTAAATGAAAAAACAAAAGTGACCGATGTAAGGGCGGCTACCATTGTGGATTTTGTGTACTGTATCTTACTGTTTTACTTTAAGATGTACAGCAAAATGCCCATGAGTACCACTTGGGTTTTTATTGGTCTATTGGGCGGTAGAGAGATAGCCATTGCCATGGCCAAATCCAAAAAGCTTAAAAAGAGAAAAGCCCGGTTGGTACGCGCTTATATGCTGGCAAGGAACGATATATTTAAAGCGGCCATTGGTTTGATTGTCTCTTTGGTACTGGCACTGATCATTAATGAAGGCGTGCGAAAGGAAATATTTGAGTTGATATTTTAAGCATTATAGATAAAAGCGGCAAAAGCCGCTTTTTTTTTGCCTCATTTTTAAATGTTTGCATTTGGATAGGTGAAAGGGCTTTGTCTCCCGCCAAATTTACCTTAACTTCATTTTCCCAAAATCAGCAAATTATGGATTTGTACACGCCGGAATATTTTATGAACGAAGCCTTGAAACAGGCCAAAATGGCTTTTGAGGAAGGTGAAATTCCGGTCGGGGCAGTGATGGTCTGTAGAAATAGGGTGATCGCAAGGGCATATAATCAGACAGAGAAACTTAATGATGTGACGGCTCATGCTGAGATCTTGGCCATTACGGCAGCATCCGATTCACTTGGGGCAAAATACCTCACAGCGTGCGAACTTTATGTCACATTGGAGCCTTGTGTAATGTGTGCCGGCGCCAGCTTTTGGGCTCAGCTAGGTGGCATCCATTTTGCAGCTCGTGATCCTAGAAGAGGATATTCTAACATTCAGGAGGGGCTTTTGCACCCTAAAACCAAGGTCAGTCAAGGGATTATGGAGGTAGAAGCCAAGGATTTGCTAGATTCCTTCTTCAAAAAACTGAGAAAATAGCATTTTTATGCACATTAGAGAACTCTTTTCGATTCATCTTGGTTTGTAAATTACACAATTTTAGTAGAGAGAATTATTTTAATGTTTAACCATAAAATTTTATAAACAATGGCTTTTGAATTACCAAAACTACCGTATGACTACAATGCATTGGAACCAAATATCGATGCTAAGACAATGGAAATCCACTATGGTAAACACCACAATGGATATGTTACAAAATTGAACGATGCTATTGCAGGAACTGACTTGGAAGGTAAAAGCCTTGAGGAATTGATGAAAGTAGCCGGTTCTAACGGAGCGGTAAGAAATAACGGTGGTGGTCACTTTAACCACTCTCTTTTCTGGACCATTCTATCTCCAAACGGTGGAGGTCAGCCTTCAGGAGATTTGGCTTCTGCTATTGACGCGAAGTTTGGCTCTTTTGATGCATTCAAAGAAGAATTTAACAAAGCCGCTGCGACAAGATTTGGTTCAGGTTGGGCTTGGTTGTGTGTCGATAAGAACAAAGAGCTGTGTGTATGCTCTTCTCCAAACCAAGATAATCCATTGATGGATATCGCAGAATGCCCTGGCACTCCAATCCTTGGACTAGATGTTTGGGAACACGCTTATTACCTAAACTACCAAAACAGAAGACCTGACTATATTTCTGCTTTCTGGAATGTAGTGAACTGGGAAGAAGTAAGCAAAAGATATGCTGCCGCCAAATAAGGTGGACGGAAACCATAAAATTAACTGAGAAAATTCCTCGATTCGCTGATGCGGGTCGGGGATTTTTTTGCACCAAAGACCTAAGCGGAGATTGACTAATAAGATATCGTCCGATTAAATTTTTACTTACGCTGAGAACGCAGCTTTAAACGAATACAAAAAAGATTTACTTGATTTCGTAAAACTACCCGTTCTTTGAATGGATGATATGAAAGTCTCCTTTAGGGGATTTAGGGGAGGATTTGGACGATGTTTTTTAACCCGGAATCAATGCCGTTTAGTTAATGTGTATCTGGAAAATACGGGTTCTATATTTTTTCCTTGGGCAGTTATTTTTCTAGCTAAACGGCATTGTGCCCTAAATATGCATTAGCCAACCTGTCGTGACTAGAAATTGGGGGCTCGTGATATAGTGAACAGACTGTTTGTAAATGAACGATCATAATGTTCGAAAATGTACACTTTTTTGTGTGGGTATTTTTTTAAACAACTGAAATACAGATAATTATATATTTTATTTTGGTCTGGCACTGCTTTTTCTAAAGATAGGGCGTAGCATTGATAATTTTGAAAACTATGAGAATTTCTTACCAAATATGTACTGTACTGTTTTTCTTTTTGTTGGCGACCGGCCATACCGTAGCAAGGCAGAGCAGTGAGCTAATAGGCAGGGTCATGGATACCAATGGAGCAGCCTTACCTTTTGCCAATGTTTCCGTGTTGGAAAAAGGAGGAGGTGGTATGGTCGTAGGTGCTGTTTCAGATGAAAATGGAGACTTTATGATCAGTACATCCAAGGTGGGAGAAGTTATCCTGAGCATTTCCTCCATTGGGTACAAGACTTACCAAACATCTCCATTTACCCTTGAATCAGGTATGAAAAAGGATTTTGGAACCATTCAAGTGGAAGAGGAGGCGACCTCCCTGGATGCAGTGGAAGTACGGAGTAGTAGGCCAGAAGTCATCATTGAGGCAGATAGGACAGTGGTAAATGTCGAAGGTACTGTAATGGCAGAAGGTAGTACGGCACTTGATGTAGTAGGGCGGTCTCCAGGCGTCTATGTAGATGCCGATGGAAACATCAACCTCAATGGACGGTCTGGGGTGATTGTCTTGATAGATGATCGCCAAACCTACATGAGTGCTAAAGACCTGGCCAATTTTCTAAGGGCCATGCCTGCGGACAATATCAAGAGCATTGAAGTGATCAATAATCCACCTGCCAAATACGATGCGGAAGGAGCGGCAGGAGTGCTCAATATCCAGTTGAAAAAGAATGATTACAATGGTATGAATGGAAGCATCCAGGCCGGGCACTATTATAATGGCCGACATGCTCCCTTTGCTGGAGGAAGCTTAAACCTTAAGCGGGGTAAGTGGACCACCAATCTTAGCCTAAACTATAACACTTGGGTACGTGACATTGACCTGCAAATTTTAAGGAGGTTTAAAGAAGAAAACGGTACATCTGAGTTTGATCAGGACGCTCTTTTACAGCTTGGAGAGGAGAATTTTTTCCTGTCTGGCGGGGCGGATTATCAGATAAACAAAAAGCATTCCGTTGGGTTTAGTTTTCAGGCTTCTGATCGGGATGGCGAAGAAAATGGAGATTCCCAAACGGATATTTCCAATCCGGACAATCCGGACATCAATCACCTGCAGGCGCTGAATGACAGCGAATCAGGGAATACCCGGATTTTCACCAACTTCCATTACGTAGGTAATTTGGACACCTTGGGCACAAAGTTATCGGCTGATGTGGACTACACCGTAGTGGATGGAGGAAGCCTTAGCTTGCTGACCAACAATTATTGGGTCAATGAGGCCACAGAGGCGGGTACCATGGATAGGATTCGAACGGAAAATGACATGGCCTACACGATTTTTACGGCCAAAGCAGATTTTACCAAGCCCCTAAGTGAAAAGGTGAAGCTTGAAACTGGAGTAAAGGGCAGCTGGGTGGAATCGGACAATATGCTGGACATCTCCAAGAGCACTGAAGATGGTCCTTTCGAGCCGGACCAAAATAGCAACCACTTTATTTATAATGAAAATGTATTGGCAGCTTATGCCTCAGTAAAATCTCCGCTAGGCAAAAAACTGGACTTTCAAGCTGGGCTCAGGATGGAATATTCAGACATTACCGGCAATTCAGTGACCCTTAACCAAGTCAACAAACAGGAATACCTGAACCTGTTTCCAAGTATGTTTTTACAGCACAAAGTGTCCGATAATTATTCCATCATCTATAATGTCAATAGAAGAATCACCCGCCCTAATTATCGTTTGCTGAATCCCTTCGTGTTTTATGTGGATCCATTGACTACGGAAAAAGGTAATCCCAATCTTCAGCCCCAGTATGCCAATAATTTTGAAATGAGCCATGTTTTTAAGCAGGCTTACCAGTTTACTTTGGCCTATTCCAGGACCACGAATTCTATCGATCAGGTGATGATCCAAAATGATGAAACCAAAGAGACCACCCTTCAAGTACAAAACTTTGATAAATCAGAGGACTTTAGCTTGAGAATGATGGTGCCGGTAGAGATTGCTGAATGGTACAGCACCAGCAATATGCTTCACTTGTATTATAAAGCCTACCAGTCTCAATTGGGGGATGACTTTTTGGATGTAAGTCAGTTTTCTTACATGGCCAGAACCCAGCACAACATCACCCTTCCCAAAGGGTTTAAGGTAGAGCTGGTGGGCATGTATATCAGTCCTTTTCTTGAGGGACAGATGAAATTCAATGGCTTTGGCTGGGTGGATGCAGGGGTTACCAAGTCCTTTAAAGACGATAAGTTCAGTGTGACTGTAAATGGCCAGGATATTTTCAGGACAAGAGGGATCAAAGGCGGGGTCAATTTTGCCGATATCAATACCGATATCAGGCAATACAATAGCCAGCAAGCCGTCAGGGTGACGTTTCGGTGGAACTTTTCTAAAGGCGAAAAATTTAAAGTGTCCAATAGAAGCGGTAGTGCGGAGGAGCGAAACCGATTGGACTAAACAAAGAGGTTGATTTGATTTAATATAAAAAGATAGTCTCCGAGTGGGGGCTATTTTTTGTTATACCCGATCTGGAGACCATGATACTGGTATTACCATTCTTCCAGTGAAAAATCAAAAGTCCTTGTCCATTTCCCGTTTATTTTTTGGTAAGTTGCCAGTGAGCTGGTGGACGATTCCTTAGTTTGGCAGGAATAGAATATACAGGCAATTGAATAATTCTGCATAAAGACAGGCCTGGAAGTGGTAATGACATAGTCTTTGGAAGTGACATTCGATGCCAATTGGTATTGGTTTACCGTTGATGCCTTTTTAGTTTTTATCGGTGCATCAATCAGCCTAATGCCAAATTGATTGGACTTGAGTGGATTAAAGTAAATGTTGTCATGATGCTTTTCACATATTTCGGAAAAGGCCTTTTTCGAAACCAAGTTCTTGAAAGCTTTTCCCGTCAGCGATGATTGGTCGTTTTCTACTTTTTGATATGCTTGGGACAAGGAACCATGATCATGCAAGAAATACTGAATGGGTTGGGTCTGGCTGACCAAATATACATAGCCATCGTGTTTGGTGGTTTCTTGTACAAATTGGTCCAACAAGGCGTACGTTTCCCTGTTTTCTTGATGACCACAAGCAGTTACAAAAATCAATATTATCAAGGGTATAATTATTCTTTTCATGAGGTTGGAATCTAGTGAGGCGTAGGATGCGATTTTTGTGGAGGAGCCATGGCAGTCTCTGCCTATACGGGATTGCTGCGTCCTTTTCCTACGCGCGATCCATTGCACAAGGGCTCAAATTACCGAGAGATGCCGATTTTATGATCGAACCCAAGTTGCTAAGACGATGTGTAATATATTGGGATTAGTCACCGATGGCAAAAATATTGCTACGCATAAGTACGCAAAATCTCTATCGTTATATTTTTACATAGAAAAGTTAAAAATACAAACCCTTGAACACGGTTTGTATTCAAGGGTTTTGCTTATTTCTTGATTTCCAAAAGGATAGGAAAATCGCTGTCTTTCTTATTTGAAGTGATAAAGGAAGATCAGTTTTCCCGTAAAGGCAGGTTTTTTCTGGTCTTTGATTTCTAATTTTATGCTCATTTCTGTTTTTACAGTTCCCCTAAGATTAGTGATATTGGTCAGGGATGCGTGGAGTCGGACTTCGCTGTCGACGACTACGGGCTGTGCAAAGCGGAGGGATTCAATGCCGTAATTGACCAGCATTTTGAGGTTATTGACCTTTACGATTTGCTCCCATAGGAAGGGGACAATGGAAAGTGTGAGGTAGCCATGTGCGATAGTGTTGCCAAAAGCTCCTTCTGCTTTGGCTTTTTCCGGATCAGTGTGAATCCACTGATGATCGAGCGTAGCATCGGCAAATTTATTGATTTGATCCTGTGTGATTTTGTGGTATTCAGAGGATCCTAGGCTTTGGCCGATGTGTTTTTCGAACTCCTCGAAACTGTTGATGACTAATTGGCTCATGAAGTAATTTGATAATTTGAAAAGCGAATATACACAAAAGGCAGTAGATAAGAAACTGGGAACTATCAAGCTTGTTGATCGCGATTTCTTAGTTTTTTTTAACGTTTCTAGTGAAAAACTATTGTTTTTAAGAAAAAAATAGTTGATTTGAGAAAACTATTTAGTTTTTAAAGAAACACTACTTACTTGATTTTAAGATGATTGCGATTTTTAAAAGGGCAATAATTATTGCCTTATTGCTATTTTTGTTTTTAGAAAATATTGTAGCAGCTCAAGAGAATGCAGGAATTCAGTTGATTAATTCAAAGATCAACAGTGCCGAAACCATTCGCCTTACAGCAGATTATGAGGTTTTTATCCATGTGGAAAATAAGATAGTCATTCTGAACAAGGATGGGCTAAAAGATGGAAACATTTGGCTACAGTACAGTGATTTGATGTCTATTGAGGAATTTGAGGGTGAAATCACAGATCTGCGCACGGGTAAGAGGCTCAAAAAACTAAAGCTAAAGGATTTTGAGGACGTGTCCTATATCAGTGAAGGGTCGGTATTTGAGGATGACCGATTGAAATATTATAAGCCTTCATATAACCAATTTCCAATAGAAGTCTCTTTTGAATATACCGAAAAGATAAACGGAAATATGTATTTCCCAACATGGACGCCGGACGGGAAAGAGAAGCAGCTGGTAGAAAGAGCCACATTTGAGCTAATTTATCCTGAGAATTTGGGCCTGCGGTATAAGATGGAAAACTTGGAACAGTCCCCGTCGATTTCCAAAAACGATGGTGAAGTGATCCTGAAGTGGGAATTTGAAAACCGCTATAGACCTGAGGCGTCGGTGGAAGATAGTTCGGCACTGGTGAAAATTGCACCACGGAAATTCTCCATGGAAGGTTATGGCGCAGATATGAGTACCTGGGATGGATTTGGAAAATGGGTGAACAAACTCATGGCTGGAAGGGCCGAGCTTTCTCCTCAGGCCAAGGCCACCGTAGCAGGAATCATCGATACGTTGGAGACAGACAGGGCAAAAATAAAGGCCTTGTATCGCTACTTGCAGCAAAATTATCGCTACGTCAGTATCCAAATGGGAATCGGCGGACTTCAGCCTGTCCATGCCAATGAGGTGTATGAGAAGAAGTATGGAGATTGTAAAGGCCTGACCTTTCTGATGAAAGCAATGCTCAAAGAAGCTGGGTTACCTGCCAACTATACCTTGGTGCGTGCAGGAAGCGATGCGGAGGACATAGATGCGGGGTTTTCTTCCAGCCAGTTTAACCATGTCATTCTACACGTGCCAACAGAAAGTGATACCGTATGGCTTGAATGTACTTCCAGTACCCTGCCTGCGGGATTTTTGGGAGATTTTACGATGGATCGGCATGTACTGGCGGTCACTGACACGGGGGGAGTTTTGATAAAAACGCCACGCTATGATACTGATCAATACAACCAAATTAAGAACATATCCAAGGTGAGCCTTCTCGGCAATGGAATGGCCCGTATTCACCAAGTCAAAGAGTTGACTGGCTTTGCA
It encodes:
- a CDS encoding outer membrane beta-barrel protein, which produces MRISYQICTVLFFFLLATGHTVARQSSELIGRVMDTNGAALPFANVSVLEKGGGGMVVGAVSDENGDFMISTSKVGEVILSISSIGYKTYQTSPFTLESGMKKDFGTIQVEEEATSLDAVEVRSSRPEVIIEADRTVVNVEGTVMAEGSTALDVVGRSPGVYVDADGNINLNGRSGVIVLIDDRQTYMSAKDLANFLRAMPADNIKSIEVINNPPAKYDAEGAAGVLNIQLKKNDYNGMNGSIQAGHYYNGRHAPFAGGSLNLKRGKWTTNLSLNYNTWVRDIDLQILRRFKEENGTSEFDQDALLQLGEENFFLSGGADYQINKKHSVGFSFQASDRDGEENGDSQTDISNPDNPDINHLQALNDSESGNTRIFTNFHYVGNLDTLGTKLSADVDYTVVDGGSLSLLTNNYWVNEATEAGTMDRIRTENDMAYTIFTAKADFTKPLSEKVKLETGVKGSWVESDNMLDISKSTEDGPFEPDQNSNHFIYNENVLAAYASVKSPLGKKLDFQAGLRMEYSDITGNSVTLNQVNKQEYLNLFPSMFLQHKVSDNYSIIYNVNRRITRPNYRLLNPFVFYVDPLTTEKGNPNLQPQYANNFEMSHVFKQAYQFTLAYSRTTNSIDQVMIQNDETKETTLQVQNFDKSEDFSLRMMVPVEIAEWYSTSNMLHLYYKAYQSQLGDDFLDVSQFSYMARTQHNITLPKGFKVELVGMYISPFLEGQMKFNGFGWVDAGVTKSFKDDKFSVTVNGQDIFRTRGIKGGVNFADINTDIRQYNSQQAVRVTFRWNFSKGEKFKVSNRSGSAEERNRLD
- a CDS encoding transglutaminase-like domain-containing protein, giving the protein MIAIFKRAIIIALLLFLFLENIVAAQENAGIQLINSKINSAETIRLTADYEVFIHVENKIVILNKDGLKDGNIWLQYSDLMSIEEFEGEITDLRTGKRLKKLKLKDFEDVSYISEGSVFEDDRLKYYKPSYNQFPIEVSFEYTEKINGNMYFPTWTPDGKEKQLVERATFELIYPENLGLRYKMENLEQSPSISKNDGEVILKWEFENRYRPEASVEDSSALVKIAPRKFSMEGYGADMSTWDGFGKWVNKLMAGRAELSPQAKATVAGIIDTLETDRAKIKALYRYLQQNYRYVSIQMGIGGLQPVHANEVYEKKYGDCKGLTFLMKAMLKEAGLPANYTLVRAGSDAEDIDAGFSSSQFNHVILHVPTESDTVWLECTSSTLPAGFLGDFTMDRHVLAVTDTGGVLIKTPRYDTDQYNQIKNISKVSLLGNGMARIHQVKELTGFAAQNYLYAQNHLNEKDIQKYLYHDLGFSGAHIADFDLSVNESKGIPMVVLNHETFLQQFYQSTSKRMIITPQFQMVTSDLLSNRFMKWEEQLEVVSEETVTLESDKKDVKLSEDFFDYTKEVRFVDNILTIARKVDFHFPISIEQDVLEKTLKQIEKLDNQPIFLRK
- a CDS encoding nucleoside deaminase, with the translated sequence MDLYTPEYFMNEALKQAKMAFEEGEIPVGAVMVCRNRVIARAYNQTEKLNDVTAHAEILAITAASDSLGAKYLTACELYVTLEPCVMCAGASFWAQLGGIHFAARDPRRGYSNIQEGLLHPKTKVSQGIMEVEAKDLLDSFFKKLRK
- a CDS encoding MaoC family dehydratase — encoded protein: MSQLVINSFEEFEKHIGQSLGSSEYHKITQDQINKFADATLDHQWIHTDPEKAKAEGAFGNTIAHGYLTLSIVPFLWEQIVKVNNLKMLVNYGIESLRFAQPVVVDSEVRLHASLTNITNLRGTVKTEMSIKLEIKDQKKPAFTGKLIFLYHFK
- a CDS encoding superoxide dismutase, giving the protein MAFELPKLPYDYNALEPNIDAKTMEIHYGKHHNGYVTKLNDAIAGTDLEGKSLEELMKVAGSNGAVRNNGGGHFNHSLFWTILSPNGGGQPSGDLASAIDAKFGSFDAFKEEFNKAAATRFGSGWAWLCVDKNKELCVCSSPNQDNPLMDIAECPGTPILGLDVWEHAYYLNYQNRRPDYISAFWNVVNWEEVSKRYAAAK